The Kitasatospora albolonga nucleotide sequence ACCAGCTGGCGGCGGTGCTGGGCGTGGAGGAGCCGGGGCTGCGGGTGTGGGCGGTCGATCCGGGGGACATGGCGACGGATCTGTACGCCGCCGCGGTCCCGGACGACGGGGACGCCCGGCCGTCGCCGCGGAGCGTGGCCCCCGCGTTCCTGCGGCTGGTGCGGGAGCGGCCGGCCAGTGGACGGTTCGCCGCTCCGGCCCTGCTGGAGGAGTCGGCGGGGGCGGCCGGGGGTGCGCGGTGAGCGGCAGGGTGGGGACGACGCGGCGGGGTGGGGGCGGTGGGGCTCCGGCGGAGGGGTGTGAGGTTCCGGCCGGAGGTGGTGGGGTCCTGGAGGAGGGGCGGGGAGCGCCGGAGGAAGGCCGGGAAGCCCCGGAGGAAGGCCGTAACACCCCGCTGGACGGCCATGGCGCTTCAGCAGAGGGCGACAACGGCGCCCCGGCGCGGAGCCGTGGGGTCCGGGAGCCGGACGGCGGCGCAGGGGCGTCGCCTCTGGAGGTTCTGCGCGTGCCTCCCGAGCTCTCGGCTCGGGTGCCCGCCGAGCAGCGGGGGGCCGGGCGTGATGACGTACGGCTGCTGGTGACCAGGGGGACAGCCGTCTCGCACCATGCGTTCCGGGAGCTGGCCGGGCAGCTGCGGGCCGGGGACGTGCTGGTGGTGAACACGTCCGCGACCCTGGCTGCGGCGGTGAACGGGCGGCTGGGCGGTGAGCGGGTCGTCGTGCACTTCTCCACGCGGGGCGACGACGGGCGGTGGGCCGTGGAGCTGCGGGCTCCCGGCGCGTCGGGGGCCACCGTGCCGCGTCCCGGTGGGCCCGCCGGTGGGCTGGTGCGGCTGCCGGGCGGGCGGGAGCTGGTGCTGGAGGAGCCGCTGGGTCCCGTGGTGGGGGCGCGGCTGTGGTGGGCGCGGGTGGGCCGGGACGTGCCGGAGCTGCTGCGGCGGTACGGGCGGCCGATCCGGTACGGGTACACGGAGCGGGACCAGCCGCTCTCCGCCTATCAGACCGTGTTCGCGGTCCAGGCACCGGACGGGGGCGGTTCGGCGGAGATGCCGAGTGCGGCGCGCCCCTTCACGGCCGCGCTGGTGGCGGAGCTGGTCAGCCGCGGGGTGCAGTTCGCCCCGCTGTCGCTGGATACGGGGGTGGCGTCGGCGGAGGCGCACGAGCCGCCGTACCCGGAGCGGTTCGCGGTACCGGCCACCACGGCGTGGCTGGTGAACGCGGCGCGGGCGGCGGGCGGCCGGGTGGTCGCGGTCGGTACGACGGCGGTGCGGGCGCTGGAGTCGGCGGTGGACGCGGACGGGGCGGTGCGGCCGGTCGCGGGCTGGACGGACCTGGTGGTGACGCCGCGCCGGGGGGTGCGGGTGGTGGACGGGCTGCTGACCGGGCTGCACGAGCCCGCGGCCTCGCATCTGCTGATGCTGGAGGCGGTGGCGGGCCGTGAGGCGCTGCGCCGGGGGTACGAGGCGGCGGTGGAGCGGCGCTACCTCTGGCACGAGTTCGGGGACGTCCACCTCATCCTGCCGGATGAGGAACGTAACACTCCGGATTGCTCAAGCAACGAACGGTGAGCCTGTTACGTCACCGATGTGAGCCCGGGCATAGGGCCCACATCACTTACGAACGCACCTAGTGGACCCAAAAGGGCGATTTGGGCAGGCATGACCAGGGCTCATTTCGGACGAACAGGACCCTGTTCCACTACCCGGCTTCGTACGTCACACCTTTGCCACGGCATTTTGCTGCCGCTAAGAATTGCTCTCGTCCCCGACGGAGGTGCGTATCGCCGCCTCCGGTCTCGTCCTCCGTGAGGACACCTGAGCATTCGAAGAGGTAGCCCTACATGTCTGCGATTCGCATTCCCAGCCGTCTCCGTCGTCTGAACAAGGTCCAGAAGATCTCCGTGGCCGGTGTGTCGGCCCTGGCCGTCGCCTCCCTGACCTTCTCGCTCGTCCCGTCGAACGACAAGGCCGAGGTCTCCCCGCAGGCAGCGGGCGCGGCCGCACCCGTGGCGTTCACCGGAGCGGGCGCGGCGCAGGCCAAGACCGCGCAGACCAAGGCCGTGCAGGACAGCCTCATCGAGAAGCACTCCACCGCCGAGCAGCTGGTGAAGGCCGCCGACGCCGCCAAGGCGAAGGCAGCCGCCGAGGCGAAGGCGAAGGCCGCGAAGGCCAAGGCCGCCGCCGACGCGAAGGACAAGGCCGAGAAGGCCGCCAAGGCCAAGGCCGACGCGAAGAAGCGCGAGTCCGAGGCCGCCAGCCGCTCCACCGCGCGCAAGCCCGTCTACGCCAACAACCTGGACGGCTGGATTCGCGAGGCGATGTCGATCATGAAGAAGGAAGGCATCCCCGGCTCCTACGAGGGCATCCACCGCAACATCATCCGGGAGTCCAGCGGCAACCGCTGGGCGATCAACAACTGGGACATCAACGCCCGCAACGGCGTCCCCTCCAAGGGCCTGCTCCAGGTGATCCAGCCGACCTTCGACCGGTACCACGTCAAGGGCACCAAGAAGGACCTGTACGACCCGGTCGCCAACATCGTCGCCGCCTGCAACTACGCGGCCGACCGCTACGGCTCGATGGACAACGTCAACAGCGCGTACTGAGCCCAGCCGTACCGGGGCCGATCCCAGCCGTACGCATGCCGGAGGCCGGCACCCCGCGGGGTGCCGGCCTCGGCGTCGTTCCGTACGCGATCCCCGTGCGTGACCGTTCCGTATGTGCTTCCCGTACGGCCCTACTTGCGCATGACCTCGGGCTCGTGGCGGCGCAGCAGCCGGGCGACCACGAACGCGCAGGCCAGGCCGAGCGCCAGCAGGACGAAGATGTTGATCCCCCACTGGGTCGCCGTGGCCTCCCAGAGCGGGTCCAGGTCGGTCGGGTTCTTCGGGTCCCACGGCGGCATCAGGTTGGCCAGGTCCAGCGTGGTGCCGGCCGCGGCCACGCCCCAGCGCGACGGCATCAGCCAGGTGAACTGTTCCAGGCCGGGCGTCCCGTACACCTGGAAGAGGACTCCGGTGAACACCAGCTGAACGATCGCGAACATGACCAGGAGGGGCATGGTCATCTCGGAGGTCTTGACCAGCGCGGAGATCATCAGGCCGAACATCATCGAGGTCAGGCCGAGCGCCACGATGGAGATGCAGATCTCGACGGCCGGAGGCAGGAACAGGCCCTCGGCCGGCAGGTCACGGGCGGCGAAGCAGATCCCGCAGAGGATGACACTCTGGAAGGCGGTGATCACGCCGAGCACGATCACCTTGGAGACCAGATAGGCCGAGCGGGAGAGGCCGGTGGCCCGTTCCCGTTCGTAGATGACGCGTTCCTTGATCAGTTCTCGTACGGAGCTGGCCGAGCCCGCCAGGCAGATGCCGACCGCGAGGATCAGCAGGATCATTCCGGCTTTCCCGTTGAACTGGACCGGCGGGGTGGGCGCGGCCAGTCCGAAGTCCGCCGGGATGACCGCGGCCAGCACACCGATCACCGCGGGCAGCGCCACCATCAGGCCGAGGAACGCCTTGTCGGAGGCGATGACGGAGGTGTACCTGCGCACCAGCGTCCACAGCTGCGTGCCCCAGCTCTGCTGCTTGGGCGGCCGCATCTGCTGGGGCGGCGGCATGTGGACGGACTGCGCGGCGACGGCGTCGATGTCGGCGGCGTACATCTGGTAGTGCTGCGAACCGCGCCAGCGGCCCGCCCAGTCGTAGTCGCGGTAGTTCTCGAAGGCGGAGAAGACGTCGGCCCAGGTGCTGTAGCCGAAGAAGTTCAGCGCCTCCTCCGGCGGACCGAAGTACGCGACGGCGCCGCCGGGCGCCATCACGAGCAGTTTGTCGCAGATGGCCAGCTCGGCCACGGAGTGCGTGACGACGAGCACGGTACGGCCGTCGTCGGCGAGGTCGCGCAGCAGCTTCATGACATCGCGGTCCATGCCCGGGTCGAGGCCGGAGGTCGGCTCGTCCAGGAAGATCAGCGACGGCTTGGTCAGCAGCTCCAGGGCGACCGAGACCCGCTTGCGCTGGCCGCCGGAGAGCGAGGTGATCCTCTTGTCCTTGTGGATGTCGAGCTTGAGCTCGGCGAGGACCTCGGTGATCCGGGCCTGGCGCTCGGCCTCGGTGGTGTCGGCGGGGAAGCGGAGCCTGGCCGCGTACTTGAGCGCCTTGGTGATGGTCAGTTCCTTGTGCAGGATGTCGTCCTGCGGGACCAGACCGATGCGCTGGCGCAGCTCGGCGAACTGCTTGTACAGGTTCCGGTTGTCGTAGAGGACGTCACCCTCGTCGGCGGGCCGGTAGCCGGTGAGCGCCTTGAGGAGGGTGGACTTTCCGGAGCCGGAGGGGCCGATGACCGCGACCAGCGACTTCTCCGGGACGCCGAAGGAGACGTCCTTGAGGATCTGCTTCCCGCCGTCGACCGTGACCGTGAGGTGGCGGGCCGAGAAGGAGACCTGGCCGGTGTCGACGAACTCTTCCAGCCGGTCGCCGACCAGGCGGAACGTGGAGTGGCCGACGCCGACGATGTCGTTCGGGCCGATGAGCGCCGTACCGGACTTCTGGAGCGGCAGACCGTTGACGTACGTGCCGTTGTGCGAGCCGAGGTCACGGATCTCGAACCGGCCGTCGGGCGTCGCGTGGAACTCGGCGTGGTTGCGGGAGACCTGGAGGTCGGAGACGACCAGCTCGTTCTCCAGCGCACGGCCGATGCGCATGACCCGGCCGAGCGAGAGCTGGTGGAACGTGGTCGGGCTGCGGTCGCCGTAGACCGGCGGCGCCCCCGCCGCGCCGCCGTGGACCGGGGCGGCGGGCTGTGCCGGACCCTGCTGATGCGGAACCTGCTGGTACGGGGCCTGCTGCTGGGGCTCCTGTGCCTGCTGCGGCCACGCCTGCTGGGGCGGGGCCTGGTGCTGCTGGGCCTGGTGCTGGTGCTGGGGCGGGGCCTGGTGCGCGAGCGGCTGGTGCTGGGCGGGCGCCTGCTGTCCGGGCCAGGCGCCACCGGCCTGCGCGTGCTGCTGGTGCGGCTGCGGCTGGTGGTGCGGCTGCGCGGGGGCCTGGTGGGCGGCGGGCTGGCCGCCGTGGGCGCCCGCACCGGCAGCAGCGACGAAATTCAGCCGCGGTCCGTCGGTGGCGTTGCCCAGGTGCACGGCGGCGCCGGGCCCGACCTCCACCCGCTGAATCCGACGGCCCTGGACATAGGTGCCGTTGGTGGAGCCGT carries:
- a CDS encoding ABC transporter ATP-binding protein; the protein is MGRGVPELVLELNGSTWTLDPSRPYTLGRDPQGDLTIDDARVSWRHATISWDGRSWSIEDHGSTNGTYVQGRRIQRVEVGPGAAVHLGNATDGPRLNFVAAAGAGAHGGQPAAHQAPAQPHHQPQPHQQHAQAGGAWPGQQAPAQHQPLAHQAPPQHQHQAQQHQAPPQQAWPQQAQEPQQQAPYQQVPHQQGPAQPAAPVHGGAAGAPPVYGDRSPTTFHQLSLGRVMRIGRALENELVVSDLQVSRNHAEFHATPDGRFEIRDLGSHNGTYVNGLPLQKSGTALIGPNDIVGVGHSTFRLVGDRLEEFVDTGQVSFSARHLTVTVDGGKQILKDVSFGVPEKSLVAVIGPSGSGKSTLLKALTGYRPADEGDVLYDNRNLYKQFAELRQRIGLVPQDDILHKELTITKALKYAARLRFPADTTEAERQARITEVLAELKLDIHKDKRITSLSGGQRKRVSVALELLTKPSLIFLDEPTSGLDPGMDRDVMKLLRDLADDGRTVLVVTHSVAELAICDKLLVMAPGGAVAYFGPPEEALNFFGYSTWADVFSAFENYRDYDWAGRWRGSQHYQMYAADIDAVAAQSVHMPPPQQMRPPKQQSWGTQLWTLVRRYTSVIASDKAFLGLMVALPAVIGVLAAVIPADFGLAAPTPPVQFNGKAGMILLILAVGICLAGSASSVRELIKERVIYERERATGLSRSAYLVSKVIVLGVITAFQSVILCGICFAARDLPAEGLFLPPAVEICISIVALGLTSMMFGLMISALVKTSEMTMPLLVMFAIVQLVFTGVLFQVYGTPGLEQFTWLMPSRWGVAAAGTTLDLANLMPPWDPKNPTDLDPLWEATATQWGINIFVLLALGLACAFVVARLLRRHEPEVMRK
- a CDS encoding lytic transglycosylase; the protein is MSAIRIPSRLRRLNKVQKISVAGVSALAVASLTFSLVPSNDKAEVSPQAAGAAAPVAFTGAGAAQAKTAQTKAVQDSLIEKHSTAEQLVKAADAAKAKAAAEAKAKAAKAKAAADAKDKAEKAAKAKADAKKRESEAASRSTARKPVYANNLDGWIREAMSIMKKEGIPGSYEGIHRNIIRESSGNRWAINNWDINARNGVPSKGLLQVIQPTFDRYHVKGTKKDLYDPVANIVAACNYAADRYGSMDNVNSAY
- a CDS encoding queuosine biosynthesis protein; translated protein: MPPELSARVPAEQRGAGRDDVRLLVTRGTAVSHHAFRELAGQLRAGDVLVVNTSATLAAAVNGRLGGERVVVHFSTRGDDGRWAVELRAPGASGATVPRPGGPAGGLVRLPGGRELVLEEPLGPVVGARLWWARVGRDVPELLRRYGRPIRYGYTERDQPLSAYQTVFAVQAPDGGGSAEMPSAARPFTAALVAELVSRGVQFAPLSLDTGVASAEAHEPPYPERFAVPATTAWLVNAARAAGGRVVAVGTTAVRALESAVDADGAVRPVAGWTDLVVTPRRGVRVVDGLLTGLHEPAASHLLMLEAVAGREALRRGYEAAVERRYLWHEFGDVHLILPDEERNTPDCSSNER